In a single window of the Oscarella lobularis chromosome 4, ooOscLobu1.1, whole genome shotgun sequence genome:
- the LOC136186065 gene encoding uncharacterized protein, with product MCHVTIRGSKEITQPSILTLLSLFFRTFSSCQMATVTITERGNSELPQSITIVRVQEFLRTPFPGFTIRRIPNRRKAFRVTANPEHAVFLSPSGVYTTQIDHLDLHLENYASPCFTARTEDELAQLATILFNKPVYVMAKCKVQVGEQYEWNTRVRQYIATDFVVRLETETDSVRAQLMRLFEKARECIRRGKRFYTKIDMNRIIQGWFERNASRRIFSGTCSAHGAQFGFSNASAPCCEGSCGGCPEDPGTCLCASLFCLPFALLCCLPYCVYRKALFKDRTHHIAGDVKIGFNVTLTPNELFDLIDRYDRTRMQEEHERLYGPMGNQPPPYSPSGSPGRGRTVSRGSTTAAAAAPHLPVAPAPTYSPQPGGSVGVAAGPTEEPPPYSESDERIPILSNV from the exons ATGTGTCATGTGACGATTCGGGGCTCTAAGGAAATTACTCAGCCATCCATTCTCacgcttctttcgctttttttccgTACTTTTTCGTCTTGTCAGATGGCTACCGTAACGATAACCGAACGCGGAAACAGCGAACTGCCACAATCGATCACGATCGTCCGCGTTCAGGAGTTCCTTCGAACGCCTTTTCCTGGTTTTACCATTCGTCGCATTCCAAATCGTCGCAAGGCATTTCGCGTGACCGCCAATCCGGAGCacgccgtctttctctcGCCGAGCGGCGTCTACACGACGCAAATCGACCATTTGGACCTTCACTTGGAAAATTACGCGTCGCCGTGCTTCACGGCGCGCACGGAGGACGAACTCGCCCAATTGGCAACGATTCTCTTCAACAAGCCCGTCTACGTGATGGCCAAGTGCAAGGTACAGGTCGGCGAGCAGTACGAATGGAACACGCGCGTTCGCCAATACATCGCgaccgatttcgtcgttcgactcgaAACGGAGACGGACAGCGTGCGCGCTCAGTTGATGCGTCTTTTCGAGAAGGCGCGCGAGTGCATACGACGAGGAAAGCGATTTTACACTAAG aTTGACATGAATCGGATTATACAGGGTTGGTTCGAACGAAAtgcgtcgcgacgaattttctcCGGCACTTGTTCCGCGCACGGTGCACAGTTTGGCTTTTCGAATGCTTCGGCGCCGTGCTGCGAGGGCTCGTGCGGTGGATGTCCCGAGGATCCAGGCACTTGCCTCTGTGCGTCGCTCTTCTGTTTGCCTTTTGCGCTTCTCTGCTGTCTGCCCTATTGCGTCTATAGGAAGGCCTTGTTCAAGGATAGAACG CATCACATTGCGGGAGACGTGAAGATTGGATTTAATGTTACGCTGACGCCCAATGAGCTTTTTGATCTGATCGATCGCTACGATAGGACGCGAATGCAAG agGAACACGAGCGATTATATGGACCCATGGGAAATCAACCGCCACCCTACTCGCCTTCTGGTTCTccaggaagaggaagaacaGTGTCAAGAGGATCAACgacggcagcagcagcagcaccgcACCTACCCGTAGCTCCGGCGCCCACATATAGTCCTCAGCCTGGCGgaagcgtcggcgtcgctgcAGGTCCCACGGAAGAGCCACCGCCTTACtcggaaagcgacgaaagaattCCTATTCTTTCCAACGTCTAA
- the LOC136186066 gene encoding EEIG family member 2-like, translating into MKKKRFKFEVSLTLYELNAVPFVNGFVFAKLKLKSGGSFMEESKRCSVSDHRVRWDQSFTFNCHMVASANEGVLNPCLCRVSLRKETKGGKSVEKMGYVDVNLAQYAGAGQQTRRSLLKGYSDSKRQDNSVLKLGVALTLRKGDPCFKAPSLTGVDSVESATGHLQPPTTGGGHAHVAVATVAKVGHSRSSSTGSSFMMGHSRQSSLASSASFHNSRPSSEIHSRSPSDDMTDSVIIAGPPAAIHLSKKTNDVKPIDRSRLSAVSVVEKLLAVDGEKEDRNSTTESSSSLTELKLYLSHDGSATVAGMDLSRMSGAYTAVTLPK; encoded by the exons atgaagaaaaagcgctTTAAGTTCGAAGTGTCGTTGACCCTCTACGAACTGAACGCCGTGCCCTTCGTCAacggcttcgttttcgccaAGTTGAAGCTGAAAAGCGGCGGATCGTTTATGGAAGAATCGAAACG GTGCAGCGTCTCCGATCATCGCGTTCGCTGGGATCAATCGTTCACTTTCAACTGCCACATGGTGGCGTCGGCGAATGAGGGCGTTCTCAATCCGTGCTTGTGTCGTGTGTCGCTGCGAAAG GAAACGAAAGGCGGCAAGTCAGTCGAAAAG ATGGGTTATGTCGACGTAAATTTGGCTCAGTACGCCGGCGCCGGACAACAGACGCGCCGATCTCTTCTCAAAGGCTACAGCGACTCGAAACGTCAGGACAACTCCGTTCTAAAG TTGGGCGTCGCGCTGACCCTCCGCAAAGGAGACCCCTGCTTCAAAGC tcCTTCCTTGACGGGCGTCGACAGTGTGGAGAGTGCGACTGGTCATCTTCAACCGCCGACGACGGGGGGAGGCCACGCGCACGTTGCCGTGGCGACCGTTGCCAAGGTCGGACATTCTCGTTCGTCTAGCACGGGCAGTTCGTTTATGATGGGGCATTCGCGTCAATCGAGTCTGGCCAGTTCGGCGAGTTTTCACAATTCGAGACCGAGTAGCGAAATTCATTCGCGATCGC CTTCTGATGATATGACTGATAGTGTTATCATTGCCGGACCCCCTGCAGCCATTCACCTTTCTAAA AAGACTAATGACGTGAAGCCTATCGATCGCTCTCGTCTGAGCGCTGTTTCCGTTGTGGAAAAACTACTTGCTGT AGATGGTGAAAAGGAGGACAGGAACAGCACCACTGAGAGCA GTTCTAGCCTTACCGAATTGAAATTATATTTAAGTCATGACGGCTCAGCAACTGTTGCTGGGATGGATCTAAG tAGAATGTCTGGAGCTTACACTGCAGTCACTTTACCCAAGTGA
- the LOC136186053 gene encoding sarcosine dehydrogenase, mitochondrial-like, translated as MFSLSFKGFSRNRFVANVCRASTSSRPRPRVPASASVVVVGGGAIGTSTLYHLTKLGVRDVILLERNELTSGTTHHSAGLHWRLRPNDVDVQLLARTRELVATGELERESGGLSTGWIQSGGLFIASNNERLNEYKRLMTLGKHFGIESYVLSPTETDDLYPLLKTSDVCGTLFSPGDGSIDPSSLTNSLARAAVRKGAKVFEHCPVTGVNVGEDDLGIKRVTGIKTEFGDISTPCVVNCCGVWASKLGAMAGVAVPLLAMHHAYVVTQKIDGVKGKPNVRDHDASVYLRVQGEALFVGGYENSPKFWDNVQDDFAFSLFDLDWNVFEQNINGAINRLPTIGKTPVQSTVCGPESFTADHKPLMGESPEVRGFYLNCGYNSAGIMNSGGCGEQMAEWIVHGTPSLDMFGYDIRRFHSSVKKDRTWLKETSHEAYAKNYSVVFPKDQPLAGRRMRKDPFYEILLDAGCVYQEKHGWERPGWFADPSLTKGRSTEVKPYDYYGSYGNDSNDDYAYRDLLEKDYTFDFPLCHDQIGRESLACRERAAVFNMSSFGKFFLIGPDAERAADWLCTNNVRKSPGSSIYTCMLNERGGVESDLVYHVLSSSLSSDELQPQFEGKGFYITSPGISGEHDYNHIKRVIEECQYDCKLLDYSDKFGVLSVQGPKSIDILQQLTSTSLLNADFPFGSHQPIFVAGHLVRAVRLTFVGELGWELHVPFSSCVSVYEAIMKVGNKYGIVNAGYRALDSLSIEKGYRHWHEDLRSDDNPLEAGLGFVCKLKTDIPFLGREVLENLNGLRKRLCCFTLDDHVALHGLEVIWRNGVCVGYLRRSDYAYYLEKSVGFGYVRNPESSEAVSNEFLSSGQYQIESMGNLHPATIHLKAPFDAANKRIKGKYDSAAR; from the exons ATGTTTTCCCTCTCTTTCAAAGGCTTTTCGCGAAATCGTTTCGTAGCAAACGTTTGCCGTGCatccacgtcgtcgcgtccaCGACCGCGCGTTCCCGCCAGTGCTTCGGTAGTGGTAGTGGGCGGCGGCGCCATCGGAACGTCAACTCTGTACCATTTGACGAAACTCGGCGTTCGCGACGTCATTCTGCTCGAACGAAACGAACTGACGTCGGGAACGACGCATCACAGCGCCGGACTTCACTGGCGTCTCCGtccgaacgacgtcgacgtccagtTGCTGGCGAGAACTCGCGAATTGGTCGCCACGGGCGAACTCGAACGCGAATCGGGTGGCCTGTCGACCGGTTGGATTCAAAGCGGGGGCCTCTTTATCGCGTCCAACAACGAACGGCTAAACGAATACAAGAGACTCATGACG CTCGGGAAGCATTTCGGTATCGAGTCCTACGTTCTGAGTCCGACGGAGACGGACGATTTGTATCCGCTGTTGAAAACGAGCGACGTTTGTGGAACGCTCTTTAGTCCAGGTGACGGATCAATTGATCCGTCGAGTCTGACAAACTCGCTGGCTCGAGCGGCAGTGAGAAAAGGAGCAAAG GTTTTTGAGCATTGTCCTGTGACTGGTGTCAACGTCGGAGAGGACGATTTAGGTATAAAACGGGTGACAGGCATCAAGACCGAATTTGGTGACATTTCGACTCCGTGTGTCGTCAATTGTTGCGGCGTTTGGGCGTCGAAATTGGGCGCCATGGCCGGCGTTGCCGTTCCCCTATTGGCCATGCATCACGCCTACGTTGTGACGCAGAAAATAGACGGCGTTAAGGGAAAGCCAAATGTTCGCGATCACGACGCGTCCGTCTATCTTCGAGTTCAAGGAGAAGCACTCTTCGTCGGCGGATACGAAAACAGTCCAAAATTTTGGGACAAC GTTCAAGACGATTTTGCTTTTAGCCTTTTCGACTTGGACTGGAACGTGTTTGAGCAGAATATCAACGGTGCAATCAATCGGCTTCCCACTATTGGAAAGACACCTGTTCAGTCAACCGTATGTGGACCAg AATCTTTCACAGCTGACCATAAGCCGCTGATGGGCGAATCGCCCGAAGTGAGAGGATTCTACTTGAATTGCGGCTACAATTCGGCGGGCATTATGAACAGCGGCGGGTGCGGCGAACAAATGGCTGAGTGGATTGTTCACGGAACTCCATCGCTCGATATGTTTGGCTATGACATCAG gcGCTTTCACTCGTCCGTCAAGAAGGATCGGACGTGGCTAAAAGAGACGAGTCACGAGGCGTatgcaaaaaattattcgGTTGTTTTCCCGAAGGATCAGCCATTAGCTGGAAGGAGAATGAGAAAGGATCCTTTCTATGAG ATACTACTGGATGCTGGATGCGTTTATCAGGAGAAACACGGATGGGAGAGACCAGGCTGGTTTGCTGACCCAAGTCTCACGAAGGGACGAAGCACAGAG GTAAAACCCTATGATTACTATGGCTCTTATGGAAACGACAGCAACGACGATTACGCCTATAGAGATCTTCTTGAAAAAGACTACACGTTTGATTTTCCACTCTGTCATGACCAA ATAGGAAGAGAAAGCCTTGCCTGTCGGGAGAGAGCAGCCGTTTTCAATATGTCATCATTTGGAAAATTCTTTCTTATTGGGCCTGACGCGGAGAGGGCAGCCGATTGGCTTTGTACGAACAACGTCAGAAAGAGTCCCG GAAGCAGCATATACACGTGCATGTTGAATGAAAGGGGTGGCGTAGAGAGTGATCTAGTCTATCACGTTCTTAGCAGTTCATTGTCATCCGACGAGTTGCAGCCTCAGTTTGAAG GAAAAGGTTTTTACATCACATCGCCGGGAATTTCAGGCGAACACGATTACAATCACATAAAGCGAGTGATTGAAGAGTGTCAATATGACTGCAAACTATTGGACTACTCAGACAAGTTTGGCGTTCTGAGTGTTCAAGGTCCAAAAAG TATTGACATTCTTCAACAGTTGACTTCCACCAGCCTGCTCAATGCGGATTTTCCCTTCGGGTCTCACCAACCCATTTTCGTTGCTGGCCATCTCGTACGCGCCGTTCGACTTACGTTCGTTGGCGAATTAGGATGGGAATTGCACGTGCCCTTCTCATCCTGTGTGTCCGTCTACGAAGCTATAATGAAAGTTGGCAACAAGTACGGTATTGTCAACGCCGGCTATCGAGCTCTCGATTCACTGAGTATCGAGAAAGGATATCGGCACTGGCACGAAGACCTTCGGTCAGATGATAATCCTCTTGAAGCTGGGCTTGGTTTTGTTTGCAAATTGAAGACCGATATTCCTTTTCTTGGTCGTGAGGTGCTTGAGAACCTAAACGGACTTAGAAAGCGTCTGTGCTGCTTTACACTCGACGA CCACGTGGCTTTGCACGGTTTGGAGGTGATTTGGCGGAACGGCGTCTGCGTGGGGTACCTACGTCGATCCGACTATGCATACTATTTGGAAAAGAGCGTCGGATTCGGCTACGTTCGGAATCCGGAAAGCAGCGAAGCCGTCTCAAACGAATTCCTGTCGAGTGGCCaatatcaaattgaaagTATGGGTAATTTACATCCGGCGACAATTCACTTGAAAGCGCCGTTTGATGCAGCTAATAAGCGCATTAAAGGCAAGTACGACAGTGCTGCACGATAG
- the LOC136186063 gene encoding uncharacterized protein: MADFEDEEVPRVKKYERGDKLKDTSRIWDRKLRGHLIRSEAKRERAAERSAKLETFLEDEPGFLEPEGLERTHKFSQKAIVESVDATTARKHFELKLDKLGPYKMSYTRNGRHLLIGGKKGHVATMDWMEKRLGAEFQVQETVKDVKYLHNETMFAVAQKKYVHIYDNTGVELHCLRRQRHVHMLDFLPYHFLLVTASEDGWLRYQDTSTGTLVVQYKTKKGRSDSMVHNPYNAITLLGQHNGVVSMWSPNSGAPLVKMLCHRGPVKSIAVDKEGRYLASSGLDGSMKVWDVRTYKLLYQYQRQRPAQCLHFSQRGLLAAGNGHDVNVWKDVYREKQKMPYMSHHLTHSAVEQFEFCPFEDVLGVGHGLGFVSLLIPGAGEPNYDALELNPHQTKKQRQEAEVKGLLEKIQPDLISLDPFQIVKVNKKGAKDEEVEEKEDRFHPRYRKKGRSGTRKVYERKQGMILESKRKKRQEEVRERQKESRKQTIEKRRVIASALDRFT; this comes from the exons ATGGCCGacttcgaagacgaagaagtgcCCCGAGTAAAGAAATACGAGCGCGGCGACAAGCTCAAAGACACGAGC CGGATCTGGGATCGAAAGCTGCGAGGTCACTTGATCAGATCGGAAGCGAAACGAGAGAGAGCAGCCGAAAGATCAGCAAAATTGGAAACCTTTTTAGAAGACGAGCCAGg CTTTCTCGAACCCGAAGGCTTGGAAAGAACGCACAAATTCAGCCAGAAGGCAATCGTTGAATcggtcgacgcgacgaccgCTCGGAAG CATTTTGAATTGAAATTGGACAAACTTGGTCCGTACAAGATGAGTTACACGAGAAACGGTCGGCATCTATTGATCGGCGGAAAAAAAGGTCACGTGGCAACAATGGATTGGATGGAAAAGCGACTTGGCGCCGAATTTCAAGTTCAGGAAACAGTCAAAGACGTCAA aTATCTTCACAATGAAACTATGTTTGCTGTGGCTCAGAAGAAATACGTTCACATTTATGACAACACGGGTGTCGAGTTGcattgtcttcgtcgacagcgGCACGTTCACATGCTCGACTTTCTTCCttatcattttcttctcgtgaCGGCG AGTGAAGACGGTTGGCTGCGATACCAGGACACATCGACGGGAACGTTGGTCGTTCAGTACAAAACGAAGAAGGGAAGATCGGATAGCATGGTACACAATCCCTACAATGCTATCACACTTCTTGGTCAACATAATG GTGTTGTCAGTATGTGGAGTCCAAATTCAGGAGCTCCGCTTGTGAAGATGTTGTGTCATCGGGGTCCTGTCAAATCGATAGCTGTGGACAAAGAAGGCCG GTATCTGGCCTCGTCGGGCTTAGATGGTTCGATGAAGGTGTGGGACGTACGAACGTATAAGCTGTTGTACCAGTATCAAAGACAACGTCCGGCGCAGTGCCTTCATTTTAGCCAGAGAGGTCTCCTTGCAGCGGGAAACGGACATGATGTAAAC GTGTGGAAAGATGTGTATAGGGAAAAACAAAAGATGCCGTACATGAGTCATCACTTGACTCATTCCGCTGTTGAGCAGTTTGAATTCTGCCCTTTTGAAGACGTACTTGGAGTTGGACACGGCTTGGGTTTTGTCAGTCTCTTGATTCCAG GAGCTGGAGAACCGAATTATGATGCCTTGGAGCTGAATCCGCATCAGACTAAGAAGCAGAGACAAGAAGCAGAAGTCAAGGGATTGCTGGAGAAA ATTCAACCGGACCTGATCTCTTTAGATCCATTTCAGATTGTGAAAGTAAATAAAAAGGGAGCTAAGGATGAAGAG GtggaagaaaaggaggaTCGTTTTCATCCTCGCTATCgcaagaaaggaagaagcGGAACGCGTAAAGTGTACGAACGAAAGCAAGGAATGATTCTAGAGAGTAAACGG aaaaaacgtcaagaGGAGGTACGAGAAAGACAAAAGGAGAGCAGAAAGCAAACTATTGAAAAACGCAGAGTCATTGCATCAGCCTTGGATCGATTTacttaa
- the LOC136186064 gene encoding molecular chaperone MKKS-like — translation MTSPRSSIPILTEYASMFTSCRGPNGRIQTIATGKGIHVEFTSSSRRLFSLLPAEESPFLKMIKAGVSAHLDNFHDGGLFVAAFSSSLLAKGLQSDLARHALVVILEQIRADVLDLFRRDDRQWVVQLDLGNSKMMLSIAKAILNTKPVCRLLSKDREMLAVLILKAFLATLPGNLSHYSPLERIRIVPLVGATSESSEYFPGVVLQVPLQNQDIFTAVRRKKRAGLNLSVALFSTSLAGDIEEWVSGDLTVEQLSEDTVVRHLLDLADELERLGIDVLFCQKCVHPKMKLHLQKKGILTFHRVSGQHIGAVRNICNAELIKTTDLPIESRSLGQLEDLVYLERQSKSFLHLVSSAATPLPVSTIILCAPDDTAMEELEIVAHQAIFNFFNLIRKPQLVKGAGAFERQLAEHLKENTPTKETLNTLKVTRSQYLIGSNLFLASLLSTVRQLGDEERDDVLDCLSVKQNALLSGLDLAITGLRVVNIINPTT, via the exons atgACGTCGCCGAGGAGTTCCATACCCATTTTGACCGAGTATGCAAGCATGTTCACTTCTTGCAGGGGCCCAAATGGCAG AATTCAGACTATTGCCACAGGAAAAGGAATTCACGTAGAGTTCACTAGCAGCAGCAGGCGCTTGTTTAGTCTACTACCTGCAGAAGAATCACCGTTTCTGAAAATGATAAAAGCAGGTGTTTCAGCTCACTTGGACAATTTCCACGACGGTGGCTTATTCGTGGCGGCATTTAGCTCCAG TCTTCTGGCAAAAGGTCTGCAGAGCGACTTAGCACGGCATGCTCTAGTTGTGATACTGGAGCAAATCAGAGCTGACGTTCTCGACCTTTTTCGTCGTGACGATCGTCAGTGGGTCGTCCAACTTGACCTTGGCAACTCAAAGATGATGTTGTCTATTGCTAAAGCCATACTGAATACCAAGCCTGTTTGTAGGCTTTTGTCCAAGGATAGGGAAATGCTGGCTGTTCTGATCCTCAAG GCGTTTCTTGCTACCCTGCCTGGCAACTTGAGTCACTATAGTCCACTTGAACGTATTAGGATTGTTCCTCTTGTTGGCGCGACGTCAGAGTCGTCAGAGTATTTTCCTGGAGTTGTGCTTCAAGTTCCTCTGCAAAACCAAGACATTTTTACCGCTGTGAGGCGTAAAAAAAGAGCCGGATTGAACCTCAGCGTGGCATTGTTTAGCACATCGCTTGCAGGAGACATAGAAG AATGGGTGAGTGGGGACCTGACCGTTGAACAGCTGAGTGAAGATACTGTTGTGAGGCATCTATTGGATCTGGCTGACGAGTTGGAGCGACTAGGAATCGACGTGCTGTTCTGCCAGAAGTGCGTCCATCCCAAAATGAAACTCCATCTCCAGAAAAAG GGCATCCTTACATTTCATCGTGTATCTGGTCAACACATTGGGGCAGTCAGAAACATCTGTAACGCTGAACTGATCAAAACGACAGACTTACCAATCGAGAGCCGTTCCCTTGGCCAATTAGAAGATCTTGTTTACCTCGAACGACAAtccaaaag TTTTCTTCATCTGGTATCATCCGCTGCAACGCCCCTTCCAGTTTCTACTATTATTCTTTGTGCTCCTGATGATACAGCAATGGAAGAATTGGAAATAGTAGCACACCAAGCGA TTTTCAACTTCTTCAACCTGATTCGAAAACCCCAGCTGGTGAAAGGAGCCGGTGCATTCGAACGCCAGCTAGCAGAacacctaaaagaaaacactCCAACAAAAGAGACTCTCAATACCCTGAAAGTAACGAGAA GCCAATACCTTATAGGAAGCAATTTGTTTCTCGCGTCCCTACTAAGCACGGTTCGTCAGTTGGGAGATgaagaacgagacgacgtgcTAGATTGCCTCTCGGTGAAGCAAAACGCTTTATTGAGTGGACTAGACTTGGCTATTACCGGCCTCAGAGTAGTCAACATAATAAATCCTACGACGTAG